A window of Anas acuta chromosome 8, bAnaAcu1.1, whole genome shotgun sequence contains these coding sequences:
- the LOC137860328 gene encoding regulator of G-protein signaling 2-like, translating into MQSAMLLALRPGGRHSERGGRRRGELEEAEKGRMKRTIIKDWKKRLSYFLQNSSASSNVKASKGGKHHAYYRPSPEEARLWAEAFDELLANKYGLAAFRAFLKSEFCEENIEFWLACEDFKKTKSPQKLTSKAKKIYNDFIEKEAPKEINIDFQTKNTIAQNIQEATHTCFSAAQKRVYSLMENNSYPRFLESEFYQELCKKTPITRAAQGT; encoded by the exons ATGCAGAGCGCGATGCTGCTGGCGCTGCGGCCCGGGGGGCGGCACtcggagcggggcgggcggcgccgcggggagctggaggaggcggAGAAGGGCCGCATGAAGCGCACCAT CATTAAGGACTGGAAGAAGAGGCTGAGCTACTTCCTGCAGAACTCCTCTGCTTCCAGCAACGTGAAAGCCAGTAAGGGGGGGAAGCACCATGCCTACTACAG GCCTTCCCCTGAAGAAGCTCGGCTGTGGGCAGAAGCCTTTGATGAACTCCTTGCTAACAAAT ATGGTCTTGCTGCTTTCCGAGCCTTTCTGAAGTCTGAGTTCTGCGAGGAGAACATCGAGTTCTGGCTGGCCTGCGAGGACTTCAAGAAAACCAAGTCACCCCAGAAGCTCACATCAAAAGCAAAGAAGATCTACAATGACTTCATTGAGAAGGAGGCTCCCAAAGAG atAAACATAGACTTCCAAACCAAGAACACAATCGCGCAGAACATCCAAGAAGCTACGCATACTTGCTTCAGCGCAGCGCAGAAGAGGGTTTACAGCTTAATGGAGAACAACTCGTACCCCCGCTTTTTGGAATCCGAGTTCTACCAGGAACTGTGCAAGAAGACACCTATCACCAGAGCTGCCCAAGGGACATGA